One genomic segment of Pseudodesulfovibrio sp. JC047 includes these proteins:
- a CDS encoding DsbA family protein has protein sequence MGTGIVDHLKQEFDIEDIWIPHELHPETPAQGVPTIDRFSQFDIDQAVLTCNQRGEPYGLTFGDMTVLRNSRLSLEAAEFAREHGVYHAFHHAVFRAYFTEGKDIGATDILLDVGESCGLDRAALNTALADHQFAEKVAMGSQAARDAGVTALPTFIINDMPPMTGAISETRFRTALQSATDSGKS, from the coding sequence ATCGGCACGGGAATTGTCGATCATTTGAAGCAGGAATTCGACATTGAAGACATCTGGATTCCACACGAACTCCACCCGGAAACGCCAGCACAAGGCGTGCCAACGATTGATCGATTCAGCCAGTTTGATATCGACCAGGCCGTCCTCACCTGCAACCAGCGGGGTGAACCTTACGGTCTGACCTTTGGTGACATGACCGTTCTGAGAAACTCCCGACTGTCGCTGGAGGCAGCGGAATTCGCCCGCGAGCATGGCGTGTATCACGCATTTCACCACGCGGTCTTCAGGGCGTATTTCACTGAAGGGAAAGACATTGGAGCAACAGACATATTGTTGGACGTGGGAGAGTCCTGCGGACTGGATCGAGCGGCCCTGAACACCGCGCTTGCGGACCATCAATTCGCCGAAAAAGTCGCCATGGGTTCACAGGCAGCACGCGACGCTGGGGTCACAGCTCTGCCCACGTTCATCATCAACGATATGCCGCCCATGACTGGAGCGATCAGCGAAACACGCTTTCGCACCGCACTCCAATCCGCAACAGACTCAGGCAAAAGTTAA
- a CDS encoding asparaginase, with product MAQKSEIAVFFTGGTIGMSPVEGKPGVAPGGNFDQLLKQLVPQGKAVSLRPILWSDKPSPHMTPDDMFRLARDIETSLKEPNVIGAIVLHGTDTLVETAYMCDLIIDSDKPIILTGSMRYYSESGYDGIRNLTNSIRACLLPLPPGVGACILMTDRIFAAREAVKVNSLNVDAFESREAGVVGSVAGESVILARRHSTPARRQKISPRAIVEKVALITAYTGMDRSLIDHAKHIGMKGIVLEGFGAGNIPPAVVSGVEDCVRDGIPVVLATRCIEGGVWPIYGYPGGGADLESKGVIACGRLGGPKARIRLMCALGLTSDMDTIRELFAEA from the coding sequence ATGGCGCAAAAGTCCGAAATAGCTGTTTTCTTTACAGGTGGAACCATCGGGATGTCCCCGGTCGAAGGCAAACCCGGCGTGGCTCCGGGCGGCAACTTCGATCAACTGCTCAAGCAGCTTGTTCCTCAGGGAAAAGCGGTCTCGCTGCGCCCGATATTATGGTCGGACAAACCCAGTCCCCACATGACACCGGACGACATGTTTCGACTGGCCAGAGACATTGAAACCTCACTGAAAGAGCCAAACGTCATCGGGGCCATTGTCCTGCACGGCACAGACACTCTGGTCGAAACCGCCTACATGTGTGATCTGATCATTGACTCGGACAAGCCCATCATACTGACCGGGTCCATGCGGTACTATTCGGAATCTGGATACGACGGCATCCGCAACCTGACAAACAGCATCCGGGCCTGTCTGCTTCCCCTGCCCCCCGGGGTCGGGGCCTGCATTCTGATGACGGATCGCATCTTCGCGGCCCGAGAAGCCGTCAAGGTCAACTCGCTCAATGTGGATGCCTTCGAGTCCCGCGAAGCCGGTGTGGTCGGTTCCGTGGCCGGAGAATCCGTAATCCTGGCCCGACGTCACTCCACCCCGGCCCGACGACAAAAAATCAGCCCCCGGGCCATTGTCGAAAAGGTGGCACTCATCACGGCTTATACTGGGATGGACCGATCACTTATCGATCATGCTAAACACATTGGTATGAAAGGTATTGTCCTTGAAGGATTTGGCGCAGGCAACATTCCGCCCGCAGTTGTTTCCGGCGTGGAAGACTGTGTGCGAGATGGTATCCCGGTCGTCTTGGCCACCCGGTGCATCGAAGGCGGTGTCTGGCCGATTTACGGCTATCCCGGCGGCGGGGCCGATCTGGAAAGCAAAGGTGTCATAGCCTGTGGTCGACTCGGGGGACCAAAGGCTCGAATCCGACTGATGTGCGCCCTTGGCCTGACCTCGGACATGGACACCATCAGGGAACTATTTGCCGAAGCCTGA
- the galE gene encoding UDP-glucose 4-epimerase GalE has protein sequence MKKTLITGGAGYIGSHAAKALSALGREVVVVDSLVAGHRDFLKWGEFEEGDLGDPAFLKAVFSRHDIGEVLHFAAFIAVGESVAKPDMYYGNNVRNTLNLLDAMLEADVKRLVFSSTAAVYGEPVTEVIAEDHPLSPLSPYAWSKRMIEQMLADYGRAYGLNHVCLRYFNAAGADPDGEIGERHQPETHLIPLILHTALGLRDNITLFGTDYPTPDGTCLRDYIHVTDLASAHVKALEYLESGGASRAFNLGNGNGFSVREIVDVARAVTGCAIPVVESDRRPGDSPALVSSAQAAHEILEWQPQFGDINEIVRTAWNWHQNDMAHLK, from the coding sequence ATGAAAAAAACACTCATCACCGGCGGTGCCGGATATATCGGTTCCCATGCGGCCAAGGCCCTGTCCGCCTTGGGACGAGAGGTTGTGGTTGTTGATTCGTTGGTGGCCGGCCATCGTGATTTCCTCAAATGGGGGGAATTCGAAGAGGGTGACCTTGGTGATCCCGCTTTTTTGAAAGCCGTGTTTTCCCGGCATGATATCGGTGAAGTCCTGCATTTTGCGGCGTTTATTGCCGTGGGAGAATCCGTGGCAAAACCGGATATGTATTACGGCAACAATGTGCGGAATACCCTGAATTTGTTGGATGCCATGTTGGAAGCCGATGTGAAACGGCTGGTCTTTTCCTCCACCGCCGCCGTGTACGGTGAACCCGTGACCGAGGTGATCGCAGAAGATCACCCACTGTCTCCGCTGTCTCCTTATGCGTGGTCAAAACGGATGATCGAGCAGATGCTGGCCGACTATGGGCGGGCCTATGGCTTGAATCATGTGTGTCTGCGGTATTTCAATGCCGCCGGAGCTGACCCGGATGGTGAGATTGGCGAACGTCATCAACCGGAAACCCATCTCATCCCGTTGATTTTGCATACTGCGCTTGGTTTGCGTGACAATATCACCCTTTTCGGTACGGATTATCCCACCCCGGACGGAACGTGTCTCCGAGACTATATCCATGTCACCGACCTGGCTTCGGCGCATGTCAAGGCTCTGGAATATTTGGAATCAGGTGGTGCTTCACGGGCTTTCAACCTTGGAAATGGCAACGGTTTTTCCGTGCGGGAAATCGTGGATGTGGCCCGGGCTGTCACCGGATGTGCGATTCCTGTGGTCGAGTCGGACCGTCGTCCGGGCGATTCTCCGGCTCTGGTCAGTTCGGCTCAGGCCGCGCATGAAATTCTGGAGTGGCAACCGCAATTCGGTGACATCAATGAAATCGTGCGCACGGCCTGGAATTGGCACCAGAACGATATGGCGCACCTGAAATAG
- a CDS encoding methyl-accepting chemotaxis protein, with translation MFNPKKVPFRFKLVSGVVFMVAVTALLLAGGIVFRITSVLDELVLDQASRDTLIHSVLWVSGIVVTGGILVSFLGGTILVRALIRPLSDLSEFTREVAKGKYDATIRYEAVDIISETIDSVRDMTAELKTKLGMSQGLLTNMTQPCVVVDLDETITFLNQAELDLLQIDEPPEAFIGMHMGEFVYGDRNRSTMLGQCMRDDTVVIGQVTSGTGRRGRPYHLLVDTSPIKDLDGKIVGAFTILTETTEIKLSEQEARQQHELLVETAREARSIAEQLEDASSVLSQQVDEASHGSDIQRDRASETASAMEQMNVTVLEVARNAADASSNAEDMRGAAEKGTHLVHEVVGAIQDVGVRSEHLKESMAGLDKQTEDIGAIMQVIDDIADQTNLLALNAAIEAARAGEAGRGFAVVADEVRKLAEKTMIATKEVHEAIQSIRAGTRKNVTATEEAVVSIQQSTELASKAGESMQHIRERVGMAADQIRSIATAAEEQSTTSEQVNRATEEINGISSETANAMSESRVALQNLSALAGSLKELIGRMQS, from the coding sequence ATGTTCAATCCGAAAAAGGTTCCTTTTCGCTTCAAACTCGTCAGCGGCGTTGTTTTCATGGTGGCTGTCACAGCCCTTCTTCTTGCCGGCGGCATCGTGTTCAGGATCACTTCGGTACTGGATGAACTGGTGCTCGATCAGGCCAGCCGGGATACGTTGATTCACAGCGTCCTGTGGGTCAGTGGTATTGTCGTGACCGGCGGGATTCTGGTGTCGTTTTTGGGAGGGACCATTCTGGTCCGGGCCTTGATTCGGCCTTTGTCCGACCTTTCCGAGTTTACCCGTGAGGTTGCCAAGGGAAAGTATGACGCGACCATCAGGTATGAAGCCGTTGATATTATCAGCGAGACCATTGATTCCGTGCGGGATATGACTGCCGAGCTGAAGACCAAGCTTGGTATGTCTCAGGGATTGCTGACCAATATGACACAGCCCTGCGTGGTTGTGGATCTGGATGAAACCATTACTTTTTTGAATCAGGCAGAACTCGATTTGTTGCAGATTGATGAGCCGCCGGAAGCGTTTATCGGAATGCACATGGGTGAATTCGTGTATGGCGATCGCAATCGGTCCACCATGCTTGGCCAGTGTATGCGTGATGATACCGTGGTGATCGGGCAGGTGACATCCGGCACGGGCCGACGGGGAAGACCATATCATTTGTTGGTTGATACTTCGCCCATCAAGGATTTGGACGGGAAGATTGTCGGGGCTTTTACTATCCTGACCGAAACCACGGAAATCAAGTTGAGCGAGCAGGAGGCCCGTCAGCAACATGAATTGTTGGTGGAAACAGCCCGGGAAGCTCGATCTATTGCCGAACAGCTTGAAGATGCGTCGTCAGTCTTGTCGCAACAGGTGGATGAAGCCAGTCACGGTTCCGATATCCAGCGGGATCGGGCCAGTGAAACCGCGTCTGCCATGGAGCAGATGAATGTGACGGTGCTTGAGGTCGCCAGAAATGCCGCAGATGCGTCCAGCAATGCGGAAGACATGCGTGGTGCTGCCGAGAAAGGGACGCACCTTGTGCATGAGGTGGTCGGTGCGATCCAGGATGTTGGCGTGCGGTCGGAACATCTCAAGGAATCCATGGCCGGGCTGGATAAACAGACCGAGGATATCGGGGCCATCATGCAGGTGATCGACGATATCGCGGACCAGACAAATCTGCTGGCGTTGAATGCGGCCATTGAAGCCGCTCGGGCTGGAGAAGCGGGGCGGGGATTCGCCGTGGTGGCCGACGAGGTGCGGAAATTGGCGGAAAAAACCATGATTGCGACCAAGGAAGTGCATGAGGCCATTCAATCCATTCGTGCCGGAACCAGAAAAAATGTGACCGCCACTGAAGAGGCTGTCGTATCCATCCAACAATCCACTGAATTAGCCTCAAAAGCGGGCGAATCCATGCAGCATATCCGGGAACGCGTGGGCATGGCTGCCGATCAGATTCGTTCCATCGCAACGGCTGCGGAAGAACAGTCCACAACCAGTGAGCAGGTCAATCGTGCTACTGAGGAAATCAATGGCATTTCCAGTGAAACCGCCAATGCCATGAGTGAATCTCGGGTTGCTTTGCAGAATCTGTCCGCTTTGGCCGGATCGCTCAAGGAATTGATCGGACGTATGCAGTCCTAG
- the mobB gene encoding molybdopterin-guanine dinucleotide biosynthesis protein B, with product MQPQIICIVGKKKSGKTTFIEKLVPELKALGVSVGAIKHDAHSFDIDHEGKDSWRLKQAGAETVVIASPDRIAMIQSVDHEHTLPELAEKLFADKHLVLTEGYFNAQFPKVEVHRGEAHHTPLCSRQNQDDKQLVAMVTDVGVDADVPRFGLDDAREVAGFLARKYLGWVQNGMWSSEE from the coding sequence ATGCAACCGCAGATCATTTGTATTGTCGGGAAGAAGAAATCCGGTAAAACCACGTTCATTGAAAAACTGGTGCCGGAATTGAAGGCACTTGGTGTGTCGGTGGGGGCGATCAAACACGATGCCCATTCCTTTGATATCGATCATGAAGGAAAGGATTCGTGGCGATTGAAACAGGCCGGAGCCGAAACCGTGGTTATTGCTTCACCCGATCGAATCGCCATGATTCAGAGCGTGGACCATGAACACACGTTGCCGGAATTGGCTGAAAAACTGTTCGCGGATAAACATCTGGTGTTGACTGAAGGGTATTTCAATGCCCAGTTCCCCAAGGTTGAAGTCCATCGGGGCGAAGCACATCATACGCCATTGTGCTCCCGGCAAAATCAGGATGACAAACAACTTGTTGCCATGGTCACGGATGTGGGCGTGGATGCGGATGTCCCCAGATTCGGACTTGATGATGCCCGGGAGGTCGCGGGCTTTCTTGCGAGAAAATACCTCGGATGGGTCCAGAACGGCATGTGGAGCAGCGAAGAATAG
- a CDS encoding molybdopterin molybdotransferase MoeA: MKTPISRKQAVQTLLELVVPTPPEDRAPLNGIGCVTATTVTAHCQVPEQAHSLRDGYALRMADIEQASPATPVRLAVTQAICAESRNPRPLGPNETARVLTGGPVPDGADAVLAEEDVTIEATTIRVHSPVKKGWFIRPAGGEIDARTIISQPGHELTPQAAAVMTRTRTGPISMHPTPTARLFALGSELVDPTIHTDPKRFPADNLVLQRGLFEACGVTVTNATVIPDNKHTLISQLGTPPFPNIIVTTGGTGRSERDFAKTGAQDSGFTILFDAVDIRPGRHVFAAIRDTTILFGLPGPPAAGHACFHALILPVIRRLRGLPDTPAPLKARFTQQLEARHGSEWLVQCALSLHGSQLTATPLASKKVPPMLGLAQANGLAFLQGNTTILPGHEVEVATTLFEGGCLSPRPPIPLFS; the protein is encoded by the coding sequence ATGAAGACGCCGATTTCCCGCAAGCAGGCCGTTCAAACCCTGCTTGAACTCGTTGTCCCGACACCGCCCGAAGACCGCGCTCCACTCAACGGCATTGGCTGTGTCACCGCCACCACCGTGACCGCGCACTGTCAGGTTCCAGAGCAGGCTCATTCCCTCAGGGATGGCTATGCCCTGCGAATGGCGGACATCGAGCAGGCTTCGCCCGCAACCCCTGTCCGTCTCGCAGTCACCCAGGCCATTTGTGCGGAATCCAGAAACCCGCGTCCGCTCGGTCCCAATGAAACGGCACGGGTTCTCACTGGCGGTCCCGTCCCGGACGGAGCAGACGCTGTGCTGGCCGAAGAGGATGTGACCATCGAAGCAACAACCATTCGCGTCCACTCTCCCGTCAAGAAAGGGTGGTTCATCCGGCCCGCCGGGGGAGAAATCGATGCACGAACCATCATCTCCCAGCCCGGCCACGAACTCACCCCGCAGGCCGCCGCCGTCATGACCCGCACCCGCACCGGCCCGATCTCGATGCACCCCACGCCCACAGCTCGTCTTTTCGCCCTGGGCAGCGAATTGGTTGATCCCACCATACACACTGATCCCAAACGATTCCCGGCTGACAATCTCGTCTTGCAACGCGGTCTTTTCGAAGCCTGTGGCGTGACCGTCACCAATGCGACGGTCATTCCCGACAACAAGCACACTCTGATCTCCCAGCTCGGCACTCCGCCTTTTCCCAACATCATCGTGACCACCGGCGGCACCGGTCGCAGTGAACGGGATTTCGCCAAAACCGGCGCGCAGGACAGCGGGTTCACCATCCTGTTCGACGCAGTGGACATCCGCCCGGGCCGACACGTTTTCGCAGCGATTCGCGACACGACCATACTCTTCGGCTTGCCCGGACCGCCCGCCGCCGGACACGCCTGTTTTCACGCGTTAATACTGCCCGTCATCCGACGACTGCGCGGATTGCCCGACACCCCGGCCCCGCTCAAAGCCCGTTTCACCCAGCAGCTCGAAGCACGCCACGGCAGTGAATGGCTCGTTCAATGCGCCCTCTCACTCCACGGCTCCCAACTCACCGCGACCCCTTTGGCCAGCAAAAAAGTCCCTCCCATGCTCGGACTCGCTCAGGCAAACGGTCTCGCCTTTCTCCAAGGAAACACGACCATTCTCCCCGGCCACGAAGTCGAAGTGGCAACAACGCTTTTTGAGGGTGGATGCCTTTCCCCCAGACCCCCTATCCCTCTCTTTTCCTAA
- a CDS encoding PstS family phosphate ABC transporter substrate-binding protein, producing MKKVLIALVALAILSVSALANAADIRVKGSTTVDPAMKKLVAAYQLKHPGVNFSISATGSGDGAKAIINKTADIGMMSRDMKPAEIEKCKVNGITPVQFVIALDCLVPIVHPSNTVSAVTTAQLKDMYQDKIRNWKDVGGTKGMIALFSRETNSGTYEVWHKKVMKKEDEFDLVSRMPSNAAMAAKISGNKKGIGYVGLGFLNPKVKALSVNGVVASVETGKSGEYPLSRGLNLYTSGQPTGETQKFIEFVMSPTGQKIISEVGFVPMQ from the coding sequence ATGAAAAAAGTGCTTATTGCATTGGTTGCTCTGGCTATTCTGAGTGTGTCCGCCCTGGCAAACGCCGCAGACATCCGCGTCAAGGGTTCTACAACGGTCGATCCGGCCATGAAAAAACTGGTTGCAGCCTATCAGCTCAAACATCCCGGAGTGAATTTCTCGATCTCGGCCACCGGCTCCGGCGATGGAGCCAAGGCCATTATCAACAAGACAGCGGATATAGGGATGATGTCCCGAGACATGAAGCCCGCCGAGATCGAAAAGTGCAAGGTAAACGGCATCACGCCGGTCCAATTTGTCATCGCCCTGGACTGCCTAGTTCCCATTGTTCACCCATCCAACACGGTTTCCGCAGTGACCACAGCACAGTTGAAGGACATGTATCAGGACAAGATTCGCAATTGGAAAGACGTTGGTGGCACCAAGGGCATGATCGCCCTGTTCTCCCGCGAGACCAACTCGGGTACGTATGAAGTCTGGCACAAAAAAGTGATGAAAAAGGAAGATGAGTTTGATCTGGTCTCTCGGATGCCGTCAAATGCTGCGATGGCCGCCAAAATTTCCGGCAATAAAAAAGGCATCGGCTATGTGGGCCTCGGTTTCCTGAATCCCAAAGTCAAGGCACTCTCGGTCAACGGGGTTGTCGCGTCTGTCGAAACCGGCAAATCCGGTGAATACCCGCTGTCCCGTGGGTTGAACCTGTACACCAGCGGACAGCCGACTGGCGAAACACAGAAATTCATCGAATTCGTCATGTCCCCGACCGGTCAAAAGATCATTTCCGAAGTCGGCTTTGTCCCGATGCAATAA
- the pstC gene encoding phosphate ABC transporter permease subunit PstC — translation MLSRTHKEKGIKAIFLLAASASIIALGLIMYFLVGEALPTFMGFDAMGEKFQGVGFLDFIFGGQWKPVSETPQWGILPLIMGSIWVTLLSSAIAIPLGIMTAIYLAEIAPHRVREIVKPMVELLASLPSVVIGFFGLAVVAPLLLDVFDIRFGVNMLNASIMLAFMAVPTITSIAEDAIHSVPAEIREGSLALGATRFETIWRVVIPASLSGLSTAVILGMSRSIGETMVVLMVAGGAARIPDSIFDPVRPMPASIAAEMGETSFGLEMHYFSLFAIAMVLFLITFLFNLLADHIAHKYKQVGSASL, via the coding sequence ATGCTTTCGCGTACACACAAGGAAAAGGGCATCAAAGCCATTTTTCTCCTTGCGGCCAGTGCATCGATCATCGCACTCGGTCTCATCATGTATTTTCTGGTGGGGGAAGCCCTGCCCACCTTCATGGGCTTTGACGCCATGGGGGAAAAATTTCAGGGCGTCGGATTTCTCGATTTCATTTTCGGAGGGCAGTGGAAGCCGGTTTCCGAAACCCCGCAATGGGGTATTTTGCCGCTCATCATGGGATCGATCTGGGTCACGCTGCTGTCGTCGGCCATCGCCATTCCGCTGGGCATCATGACTGCCATCTATCTGGCGGAAATAGCTCCGCACAGGGTACGTGAAATCGTCAAACCCATGGTGGAACTGCTGGCGTCATTGCCGTCCGTGGTCATCGGTTTTTTCGGACTGGCAGTGGTGGCTCCGCTGCTGCTTGATGTGTTCGACATCCGATTTGGCGTCAATATGCTCAACGCCTCCATCATGCTCGCCTTCATGGCGGTCCCGACCATCACGTCCATTGCCGAAGATGCCATCCATTCCGTGCCAGCCGAAATTCGTGAAGGTTCGCTTGCACTGGGTGCCACCAGATTCGAAACCATCTGGCGGGTGGTGATTCCGGCGTCACTTTCCGGCCTGTCCACCGCAGTAATTCTGGGCATGTCCCGATCCATTGGTGAAACCATGGTCGTGCTCATGGTGGCAGGCGGGGCGGCACGCATCCCGGACTCGATCTTCGACCCGGTCCGGCCCATGCCCGCCTCCATTGCCGCAGAAATGGGAGAGACCAGTTTCGGACTTGAAATGCACTATTTCTCACTTTTTGCCATTGCCATGGTCCTGTTTCTCATCACATTTCTGTTCAATCTGCTGGCCGATCACATCGCACACAAATACAAACAAGTCGGCTCTGCGAGCCTCTAG
- the pstA gene encoding phosphate ABC transporter permease PstA — MWFGLFRGAVAINGLALFIIVGYMVYYGLPAISWDFLTGQPTDGGLAGGIFPCIVGTFYLSIGSMGLALPLGVASAIYLHEYATPGPFMRVIRLCINNLAGVPSVVFGLFGMAFFVAARDLGGLGMGVSIAAGCMTLAVLILPVIIGTSEEALRSVPDTYREASLGIGATKWQTIFRVVLPSAMPGILTGSILSISRAAGETAAIMFTAAASYNPTLPSSIFDEVMALPYQIYSLSVSSTDPEATLPLQYGTSLVLVALVLGMNLIAILLRSHLRKKLS; from the coding sequence ATGTGGTTCGGCCTGTTTCGAGGCGCGGTGGCCATCAACGGTTTGGCCCTCTTTATCATTGTCGGCTACATGGTCTATTACGGCCTGCCCGCGATTTCCTGGGATTTCCTCACCGGACAACCCACGGACGGCGGTCTGGCCGGTGGCATTTTCCCGTGCATTGTCGGCACGTTCTATCTGTCCATCGGGTCCATGGGACTCGCCTTGCCATTGGGTGTGGCATCGGCCATCTATCTCCATGAATACGCGACTCCCGGCCCGTTCATGCGCGTCATCCGACTGTGCATCAACAATCTGGCGGGTGTGCCGTCCGTGGTCTTCGGCCTGTTCGGCATGGCCTTTTTCGTGGCGGCCAGAGACCTCGGCGGTCTGGGCATGGGCGTCTCCATCGCTGCGGGCTGCATGACGCTGGCGGTACTCATCCTACCGGTTATCATCGGGACTTCGGAAGAGGCGTTGCGCTCGGTTCCCGACACATACAGGGAAGCCTCGCTGGGCATCGGAGCCACCAAATGGCAGACCATTTTCAGGGTGGTCCTTCCCTCGGCCATGCCCGGCATCCTGACCGGCTCCATCCTGTCCATTTCCCGCGCAGCCGGAGAAACAGCGGCCATCATGTTCACCGCAGCAGCCAGTTACAACCCCACCCTGCCATCCTCTATCTTCGATGAAGTCATGGCATTGCCGTACCAGATCTATTCGCTGTCGGTCTCCTCCACCGACCCGGAAGCGACGCTGCCACTCCAATACGGCACCTCACTGGTGCTGGTAGCCCTGGTCCTCGGCATGAACCTCATCGCCATCCTGCTCCGATCACACCTCCGAAAGAAATTGAGCTAG
- a CDS encoding glycosyltransferase, producing MIYHHTGLESSGGATRVARLLVEGLHQQGLSAELSFELAEAPDSVPTAPDAVGDSLPENGVAHLHCTGDWISLLTGLSPDRKSVITLHDCELLTGGCPYPLECPDFAEQCVDPCPRNFPNSAMLKQSKLAQVERLAPVVVAPSRWLARLARTHLNRSVSVIPNGIPWPDRPASAIEARHRLGIHPAARVAMFAAHGGMAAGYKSGDSWLTLWQHLKARVPELVCFAVGGDTEERHGDLIVWPYVDRAKLGLLMSAADVLLYPTRADNHSLVILEAMSRALPVVSYAVGGVPEQIVDHGTGRLVPPGDQSAFLDAAISILSRPGVRRQMGLEAFSGGQKRFTVDRMVSGYRRIYTRFLENLTA from the coding sequence TTGATATATCATCATACCGGGCTGGAATCGAGCGGCGGTGCAACGCGGGTCGCCCGATTGCTGGTGGAGGGGCTGCACCAGCAGGGGCTGTCTGCGGAGCTGAGTTTTGAACTGGCCGAAGCACCGGACAGTGTGCCCACTGCGCCGGATGCTGTTGGTGATTCCCTGCCGGAAAACGGCGTGGCCCATCTGCATTGCACGGGCGATTGGATTTCGTTGCTCACAGGCCTTTCTCCCGATCGAAAGAGTGTCATCACCCTCCATGACTGTGAGCTGTTGACCGGCGGCTGTCCCTATCCTCTCGAATGTCCTGACTTTGCCGAACAGTGTGTTGATCCTTGTCCAAGAAATTTTCCCAATTCTGCCATGCTCAAACAGTCCAAGCTGGCGCAGGTCGAACGGTTGGCCCCTGTGGTGGTTGCGCCCTCGCGTTGGTTGGCCCGATTGGCCCGAACACACCTGAACCGTTCGGTCTCCGTGATTCCCAATGGTATTCCATGGCCCGACCGGCCAGCATCGGCAATCGAGGCCCGGCATCGACTCGGCATTCATCCCGCAGCCCGGGTCGCCATGTTCGCGGCCCATGGTGGCATGGCCGCCGGGTACAAATCCGGTGATTCGTGGTTGACCCTGTGGCAGCATCTCAAGGCCCGCGTGCCAGAGCTTGTCTGTTTTGCCGTGGGCGGTGACACCGAGGAACGCCACGGGGATCTCATTGTGTGGCCCTATGTGGACCGCGCCAAACTCGGCCTGCTCATGTCGGCGGCGGATGTGTTGCTCTATCCCACCCGGGCGGACAATCATTCCTTGGTTATTTTGGAGGCCATGTCCCGGGCCTTGCCGGTGGTTTCCTATGCTGTGGGTGGTGTGCCCGAGCAGATCGTGGATCACGGCACTGGGCGACTCGTTCCGCCGGGCGATCAATCCGCCTTTCTGGACGCGGCCATATCCATTTTGTCCAGGCCCGGAGTACGGCGACAGATGGGGCTTGAAGCCTTTTCCGGTGGTCAGAAACGATTTACCGTTGACCGTATGGTGTCCGGGTATCGACGAATATACACCCGCTTTCTCGAAAATTTGACGGCATGA